From a single Scomber japonicus isolate fScoJap1 chromosome 12, fScoJap1.pri, whole genome shotgun sequence genomic region:
- the ss18 gene encoding protein SSXT isoform X2: MSVAFAPHRQRGKGDITPAGIQKLLDENNQLIQCIMDFQSKGKTAECSQYQQMLHRNLVYLATIADSNQNMQSLLPAPPTQNMPMGPGGMNQSGPPPQPPHGHNMPSEGMVSGGPPAPHMQNQMNGQMPGPNHMPMQGPGPGPNQPPNMPSGSMNMPPSSHGSMGGYNHAVPSSQGMPAQSQMNMTQGQPMGNYGPRPNMNMQPNQGPMMHQQPPSQQYNMPPGGGGQHYQGQQNPMGMMGQVNQGNHVMGQRPMPPYRPPQQGNAQYGQQQEAYQQGPPQQQGYPPQQQYPGQQGYPPQQQGYGPSQSAPGQYPNYPQGQGQQYGAYRPPQPGPPQGQQQRPYGYDQGHMRK; encoded by the exons ATGTCGGTGGCGTTTGCACCTCACAGGCAGCGTGGGAAGGGTGATATAACACCCGCTGGAATACAAAAG TTACTAGACGAAAACAACCAGCTGATTCAGTGTATAATGGACTTCCAGAGCAAAGGCAAAACAGCAGAGTGTTCACA ATACCAACAGATGCTGCATAGAAATTTAGTATACCTGGCCACAATAGCAGACTCCAATCAGAACATGCAGTCTCTTCTTCCGGCT CCACCCACTCAGAACATGCCCATGGGCCCTGGTGGGATGAACCAAAGTGGACCCCCCCCTCAGCCTCCTCACGGTCACAACATGCCCTCTGAGGGTATGGTCAGTGGTGGCCCTCCAGCCCCACACATGCAGAACCAGATGAATGGACAGATGCCTG GGCCTAATCACATGCCCATGCAAGGTCCCGGACCAGGCCCCAACCAGCCCCCAAACATGCCCAGTGGCTCTATGAATATGCCCCCCAGCAGCCACGGCTCAATGGGTGGTTACAATCACGCTGTCCCTTCCTCCCAGGGCATGCCAGCTCAGAGCCAAATGAACATGACCCAGGGCCAGCCCATGGGAAACTATGGGCCACGGCCAAACATGAACATGCAGCCCAATCAAG GCCCTATGATGCACCAGCAGCCTCCTTCCCAGCAGTATAACATGCCTCCTGGTGGTGGCGGTCAGCACTACCAAGGGCAACAAAACCCAATGGGCATGATGGGCCAGGTCAACCAAGGAAATCATGTCATGGGGCAGAGGCCAATGCCCCCCTACAGACCCCCACAGCAAG GTAATGCCCAGTATGGTCAGCAGCAGGAAGCATATCAGCAAGGCCCTCCCCAGCAGCAGGGTTACCCTCCTCAACAGCAGTACCCAGGTCAGCAGGGCTACCCACCACAGCAGCAGGGTTACG GCCCCTCCCAAAGTGCCCCAGGACAGTACCCCAACTATCCTCAGGGCCAGGGACAGCAGTATGGAGCCTATCGCCCCCCTCAACCTGGACCCCCACAGGGCCAGCAGCAACGCCCTTATGGCTATGACCAG GGGCACATGAGGAAATAA
- the psma8 gene encoding proteasome subunit alpha-type 8 — translation MAARYDRAITVFSPDGHLFQVEYAQEAVKKGSTAVGIRGKDIVVLGVEKKSVAKLQEERTVRKICALDEHVCMAFAGLTADARIVINRARVECQSHRLTVEDPVTVEYITRYIATLKQRYTQSNGRRPFGISALIVGFDYDGTPRLYQTDPSGTYHAWKANAIGRSAKTVREFLEKNYTDEAIAGDNEAIKLAIKALLEVVQSGGKNIELAVIRRNQPLKILESKEIETLVAEIEKEKEEEAEKKKQKKST, via the exons ATGGCGGCAAGATATGACAGAGCTATTACTGTATTTTCCCCCGATGGTCATCTCTTTCAAGTGGAGTATGCACAAGAAGCTGTAAAGAAAGGCTCCACTGCG GTGGGAATCAGAGGAAAAGACATTGTTGTGCTTGGCGTTGAGAAAAAATCAGTAGCAAAGTTGCAGGAGGAAAGGACTGTCCGCAAAATATGCGCTCTGGACGAGCATGTCTGCATGGCATTTGCAG GTCTGACAGCAGATGCCCGTATTGTGATAAACAGAGCTCGGGTTGAGTGCCAGAGCCACAGGCTAACTGTTGAGGACCCTGTCACAGTGGAATACATCACACGCTACATAGCTACACTGAAACAG CGCTACACTCAAAGCAATGGGCGCAGGCCGTTTGGCATCTCTGCGTTGATTGTTGGCTTTGACTACGATGGGACTCCCAGGCTGTATCAGACAGACCCATCAGGAACCTACCATGCCTGGAAG GCAAATGCAATTGGTCGAAGTGCCAAAACTGTGAGGGAGTTTCTGGAGAAGAATTACACAGACGAAGCCATTGCTGGTGACAATGAAGCAATCAAGTTGGCTATCAAAGCTTTGCTTGAG GTCGTCCAGTCAGGAGGGAAAAATATTGAGCTTGCTGTTATCAGACGGAATCAGCCACTGAAG ATATTGGAATCCAAGGAAATTGAGACCCTGGTGGCTGAGAttgagaaggaaaaagaggaggaggcagagaagaagaagcagaaaaaatCAACTTGA
- the ss18 gene encoding protein SSXT isoform X1, producing the protein MSVAFAPHRQRGKGDITPAGIQKLLDENNQLIQCIMDFQSKGKTAECSQYQQMLHRNLVYLATIADSNQNMQSLLPAPPTQNMPMGPGGMNQSGPPPQPPHGHNMPSEGMVSGGPPAPHMQNQMNGQMPGPNHMPMQGPGPGPNQPPNMPSGSMNMPPSSHGSMGGYNHAVPSSQGMPAQSQMNMTQGQPMGNYGPRPNMNMQPNQGPMMHQQPPSQQYNMPPGGGGQHYQGQQNPMGMMGQVNQGNHVMGQRPMPPYRPPQQGNAQYGQQQEAYQQGPPQQQGYPPQQQYPGQQGYPPQQQGYGPSQSAPGQYPNYPQGQGQQYGAYRPPQPGPPQGQQQRPYGYDQGQYGNYQQ; encoded by the exons ATGTCGGTGGCGTTTGCACCTCACAGGCAGCGTGGGAAGGGTGATATAACACCCGCTGGAATACAAAAG TTACTAGACGAAAACAACCAGCTGATTCAGTGTATAATGGACTTCCAGAGCAAAGGCAAAACAGCAGAGTGTTCACA ATACCAACAGATGCTGCATAGAAATTTAGTATACCTGGCCACAATAGCAGACTCCAATCAGAACATGCAGTCTCTTCTTCCGGCT CCACCCACTCAGAACATGCCCATGGGCCCTGGTGGGATGAACCAAAGTGGACCCCCCCCTCAGCCTCCTCACGGTCACAACATGCCCTCTGAGGGTATGGTCAGTGGTGGCCCTCCAGCCCCACACATGCAGAACCAGATGAATGGACAGATGCCTG GGCCTAATCACATGCCCATGCAAGGTCCCGGACCAGGCCCCAACCAGCCCCCAAACATGCCCAGTGGCTCTATGAATATGCCCCCCAGCAGCCACGGCTCAATGGGTGGTTACAATCACGCTGTCCCTTCCTCCCAGGGCATGCCAGCTCAGAGCCAAATGAACATGACCCAGGGCCAGCCCATGGGAAACTATGGGCCACGGCCAAACATGAACATGCAGCCCAATCAAG GCCCTATGATGCACCAGCAGCCTCCTTCCCAGCAGTATAACATGCCTCCTGGTGGTGGCGGTCAGCACTACCAAGGGCAACAAAACCCAATGGGCATGATGGGCCAGGTCAACCAAGGAAATCATGTCATGGGGCAGAGGCCAATGCCCCCCTACAGACCCCCACAGCAAG GTAATGCCCAGTATGGTCAGCAGCAGGAAGCATATCAGCAAGGCCCTCCCCAGCAGCAGGGTTACCCTCCTCAACAGCAGTACCCAGGTCAGCAGGGCTACCCACCACAGCAGCAGGGTTACG GCCCCTCCCAAAGTGCCCCAGGACAGTACCCCAACTATCCTCAGGGCCAGGGACAGCAGTATGGAGCCTATCGCCCCCCTCAACCTGGACCCCCACAGGGCCAGCAGCAACGCCCTTATGGCTATGACCAG GGCCAGTATGGAAATTACCAGCAATGA